One window of Lentisphaerota bacterium genomic DNA carries:
- a CDS encoding putative colanic acid biosynthesis acetyltransferase, which produces MLTVKPYMNRLPYRDKLARFVWSLVWSVFFRTTPFWCLRSWRVFLLRLFGARVGTGCVIHPSCQIWAPWNLEMGNYVCLSHNVDCYTVAPVRIGDKVCVSQRTFICTASHDITHPDNILICQPIRIDRFVWIAAQAFVGPGVTIGEGGVVGACAVVTRDVEPWIVVAGNPARVIGKRVIREEQ; this is translated from the coding sequence ATGCTGACTGTAAAGCCCTACATGAACCGCTTGCCATATCGTGATAAGTTGGCCAGATTCGTCTGGAGTCTTGTGTGGAGCGTTTTCTTCCGCACGACACCGTTCTGGTGCCTACGCAGCTGGCGCGTCTTTCTCTTGCGTCTTTTCGGGGCACGAGTGGGCACGGGTTGCGTCATTCATCCGAGTTGTCAAATATGGGCACCCTGGAATCTGGAAATGGGAAATTATGTCTGCTTGTCGCACAACGTTGACTGTTATACCGTGGCCCCCGTTCGAATCGGGGACAAGGTCTGCGTCAGTCAGCGGACGTTCATCTGCACAGCTTCTCATGACATCACGCATCCTGATAACATCCTGATCTGCCAACCGATCAGGATTGACCGTTTCGTCTGGATTGCCGCCCAGGCTTTTGTCGGACCCGGCGTGACGATCGGCGAGGGGGGCGTTGTCGGCGCGTGCGCGGTGGTAACCAGGGATGTGGAGCCATGGATCGTGGTCGCGGGGAACCCGGCGCGGGTCATTGGGAAGAGAGTGATTCGGGAAGAGCAGTAG